In the genome of Vicia villosa cultivar HV-30 ecotype Madison, WI linkage group LG7, Vvil1.0, whole genome shotgun sequence, one region contains:
- the LOC131619191 gene encoding uncharacterized protein LOC131619191, which translates to MEGDSLRNVYPELYEVSLLKAVSIGAMGGWIDGNWLWGDLGISESLLVESGLLGKYTLLRDSLLHSNGPMEVLGKDEVMWIGGDSLDFTVASCYDFYERDLIPFGPYFKFDEAYRHFWKAEVPFKIKPFGWRLLLDRLPTKELLVFRGISIPLDKLMCTFCGYGVENRNHFFFCCRVVKDIWFEIALWVGKSVSAEGECLSNFMD; encoded by the coding sequence ATGGAGGGAGATTCTTTGAGGAATGTTTACCCAGAGTTATATGAGGTTTCGCTCTTAAAAGCAGTTTCGATTGGGGCGATGGGAGGGTGGATAGATGGTAATTGGCTTTGGGGTGATCTTGGTATTTCCGAGTCACTTTTGGTAGAGAGCGGTTTGTTGGGGAAGTACACTTTGTTACGGGATAGTTTATTGCATTCAAATGGTCCGATGGAAGTTCTCGGGAAAGATGAGGTGATGTGGATAGGTGGTGACAGTTTGGACTTCACGGTGGCTTCATGCTATGATTTCTATGAGAGGGATTTAATTCCTTTCGGTCCCTATTTTAAGTTTGATGAAGCTTATCGGCATTTTTGGAAAGCGGAAGTGCCTTTCAAAATTAAGCCTTTTGGTTGGAGACTTCTCCTCGATAGACTTCCTACAAAGGAGCTTTTGGTTTTTAGAGGTATTTCTATTCCTTTAGATAAATTAATGTGTACATTTTGTGGGTATGGTGTTGAGAATAGGAatcatttctttttttgttgtagaGTGGTTAAGGATATATGGTTTGAAATTGCTCTTTGGGTGGGTAAATCGGTTAGTGCGGAGGGTGAATGTTTGtcgaattttatggattga
- the LOC131619193 gene encoding uncharacterized protein LOC131619193 — translation MQKGGWTRVSYLRGTGSRWDTFPFGGRNRNFPLVNKEVISMYVSEFPEDYTARKIFNLFGCVGYVVEVAISPRRNKVRKRFGFARFTEVEDGRLLAVRLDNIIIAGRKIHVNLPRYQRGFIGGVVKRGVPRKGAERRMPLSANDKNRKLRGAENNRAGKSYAEVVAKVIGVAEMKEVEKPLFSFQSKEEFRSRFVKAYVSHLRFPGTAYNVQTHLEIEGVFGVKVTPLGGNSCLLEESEEGFIEDLIREGDLWWKDWFSVIKMWEEGSIDGSRDAWFRVYGIPLHVWNSEFFVALAGSWGRFICVDENTAKSEVFDVARVMVNIPITLKIPDTVTVSIDGGLHNLCVREDAAGMMRMNT, via the coding sequence ATGCAGAAGGGAGGATGGACTAGAGTTTCTTATCTCAGAGGCACTGGTTCGAGATGGGATACCTTCCCTTTTGGGGGGAGGAATCGGAACTTCCCTCTAGTGAACAAAGAGGTGATTTCCATGTACGTTTCTGAGTTCCCGGAGGATTACACTGCTAGAAAAATCTTTAATCTGTTTGGGTGTGTTGGTTATGTGGTGGAAGTGGCTATTTCACCTAGAAGGAATAAGGTCAGAAAACGTTTTGGTTTCGCAAGGTTCACAGAAGTGGAAGATGGCAGGCTCTTAGCGGTTCGTCTGGACAATATAATCATTGCAGGTAGGAAAATACATGTCAATTTGCCTAGGTATCAGAGGGGTTTTATTGGGGGTGTGGTTAAGAGGGGTGTACCTAGAAAAGGGGCGGAGAGGAGAATGCCTCTTTCGGCCAACGATAAGAATAGGAAGTTGAGAGGGGCGGAGAACAATCGAGCAGGCAAGTCTTATGCGGAGGTTGTAGCAAAGGTAATTGGGGTGGCTGAAATGAAGGAGGTTGAGAAACCACTGTTTAGCTTCCAGTCTAAGGAGGAATTCAGAAGTCGTTTTGTAAAAGCGTATGTAAGTCATTTGCGTTTTCCAGGCACAGCATATAATGTGCAGACTCACTTGGAGATAGAAGGGGTCTTTGGGGTGAAAGTCACTCCATTAGGTGGTAACTCTTGTTTGCTTGAGGAGTCGGAGGAGGGATTTATAGAGGATCTGATAAGGGAAGGAGATTTATGGTGGAAGGATTGGTTTTCAGTTATTAAGATGTGGGAGGAGGGGTCAATCGACGGTAGCAGGGATGCATGGTTCAGAGTCTATGGTATCCCTCTTCATGTGTGGAATTCTGAATTCTTTGTGGCGTTAGCTGGTTCTTGGGGAAGGTTTATATGTGTGGATGAGAACACTGctaaaagtgaagtctttgatgTCGCTAGAGTGATGGTGAACATCCCTATCACTCTTAAAATTCCTGACACCGTAACAGTGAGTATAGATGGTGGATTGCATAATCTTTGTGTTAGGGAAGATGCGGCTGGCATGATGCGAATGAATACGTGA